One genomic segment of Vibrio quintilis includes these proteins:
- the aceA gene encoding isocitrate lyase, which translates to MTLTRRQQIEALEKDWATNPRWKHVKRTYSAEEVVALRGSVMPEHTLSQMGADKLWSLVNGSAKKGYVNCLGALTGGQAVQQAKAGIEAIYLSGWQVAADNNTASTMYPDQSLYPVDSVPAVVERINNAFRRADQIQWSNGQSPEDEGGTDYFLPIVADAEAGFGGVLNAYELMKKMIESGAAGVHFEDQLASVKKCGHMGGKVLVPTQEAVQKLIAARLAADVAGTTTLVIARTDANAADLLTSDCDPYDKDFIIGERTAEGFYRVKAGIDQAISRGLAYAPYADLVWCETAKPDLDEARQFAEAIHEQYPDQLLAYNCSPSFNWEKNLDEKTIAKFQQALADMGYRYQFITLAGIHNMWFNMFDLAHAYAQGEGMRHYVEKVQRPEFEAAEKGYSFVAHQQEVGTGYFDKMTNTIQGGQSSVTALTGSTEEDQF; encoded by the coding sequence ATGACATTGACTCGTCGTCAGCAAATTGAAGCACTGGAAAAAGACTGGGCAACCAACCCCCGCTGGAAGCATGTAAAGAGAACCTATTCGGCTGAAGAAGTCGTTGCACTCAGAGGTTCCGTGATGCCTGAACATACACTGTCGCAAATGGGGGCAGATAAACTGTGGTCGCTGGTCAACGGCAGCGCGAAAAAAGGTTATGTGAACTGTTTAGGTGCTTTAACCGGCGGGCAGGCAGTTCAGCAGGCAAAAGCCGGCATTGAAGCGATTTATTTATCTGGCTGGCAGGTTGCCGCAGATAATAATACTGCATCGACGATGTACCCTGATCAGTCTTTATATCCGGTTGATTCTGTTCCGGCTGTTGTTGAAAGAATTAATAATGCCTTCCGCCGGGCTGATCAGATTCAGTGGTCCAATGGCCAGTCTCCGGAAGATGAAGGCGGAACTGACTATTTCTTACCGATTGTTGCTGATGCAGAGGCAGGATTTGGTGGTGTTTTAAACGCCTATGAACTGATGAAAAAAATGATTGAATCAGGTGCTGCCGGTGTTCACTTCGAAGATCAGCTGGCATCGGTTAAAAAATGTGGTCACATGGGTGGAAAAGTATTAGTTCCGACTCAGGAAGCCGTGCAAAAATTAATTGCAGCCCGGCTTGCGGCGGACGTTGCCGGAACCACAACGTTGGTGATAGCAAGAACAGATGCGAATGCCGCTGATTTGCTGACATCAGATTGTGACCCTTATGATAAAGATTTCATCATCGGCGAACGCACCGCTGAAGGTTTTTACCGGGTGAAAGCCGGGATCGATCAGGCGATTTCCCGTGGACTGGCTTATGCGCCATATGCAGATTTAGTCTGGTGTGAAACGGCAAAACCAGATCTGGATGAAGCACGGCAATTTGCTGAAGCGATTCATGAACAATATCCGGATCAATTGCTGGCTTATAACTGTTCACCTTCATTTAACTGGGAAAAGAACCTGGATGAGAAGACGATTGCGAAATTCCAGCAGGCGCTTGCCGATATGGGATATCGTTATCAGTTCATCACGCTGGCGGGTATTCATAACATGTGGTTTAACATGTTTGACCTGGCACATGCTTATGCTCAGGGTGAAGGAATGCGTCATTACGTTGAAAAAGTACAGCGTCCGGAGTTTGAAGCTGCTGAGAAAGGCTATAGTTTTGTGGCTCACCAGCAGGAAGTTGGCACAGGTTATTTTGACAAAATGACCAACACCATTCAGGGCGGGCAGTCTTCTGTTACAGCACTGACAGGCTCAACAGAAGAAGATCAGTTCTGA
- a CDS encoding CBS domain-containing protein → MIKIEDMMTRHPHTLLPSNTIEDALSLMTEHDIRHVPVVNESNKLLGIVSHRDILKAQDSSLDKAHTNGTHRPYVYPLSDIMNKNIMTVSPIAGLKESAIFMQKHKVGCLPIIDHGQLTGIITDSDFVSIAINLLELQEETEPDEIDPEDEIESDELEPDEINRKR, encoded by the coding sequence ATGATAAAAATTGAAGACATGATGACCCGTCACCCACACACATTGCTGCCATCGAATACAATCGAAGATGCACTGTCGCTCATGACTGAACACGACATCAGGCATGTTCCTGTTGTCAACGAAAGTAACAAGTTACTCGGTATAGTCTCCCACAGAGATATCCTCAAAGCTCAGGATTCCAGCCTGGATAAAGCGCATACCAACGGCACACACCGCCCCTATGTATATCCGCTTTCAGATATTATGAATAAAAATATCATGACGGTTTCCCCAATCGCCGGGCTGAAAGAAAGCGCGATTTTCATGCAGAAACATAAAGTGGGCTGCCTGCCGATTATCGATCATGGCCAGTTAACCGGCATTATTACTGATAGTGATTTTGTTTCAATTGCGATTAACCTGCTGGAACTTCAGGAAGAAACAGAACCGGATGAAATTGACCCGGAAGATGAAATCGAATCAGACGAACTCGAACCGGATGAAATCAACAGAAAAAGATAG
- the yajC gene encoding preprotein translocase subunit YajC, which yields MSLISVAHAAGEGVPPGGGFEMLIMLAVFAVIFYFMIFRPQSKRVKEHKNLMASMSKGDEVLTSGGLVGKITKIAEDNDFISIELNQNNEVVIKKDFVTAVLPKGTLKSL from the coding sequence ATGAGTTTAATTTCAGTTGCCCATGCCGCGGGCGAAGGTGTGCCACCTGGTGGTGGTTTTGAAATGCTGATCATGCTGGCAGTTTTTGCTGTGATTTTTTACTTCATGATTTTCCGGCCACAATCAAAGCGTGTGAAAGAACATAAGAACCTGATGGCATCAATGTCAAAAGGTGATGAAGTTCTGACCAGTGGTGGTCTTGTGGGTAAGATTACTAAAATCGCTGAAGATAATGATTTCATTTCGATTGAATTAAATCAGAACAATGAAGTTGTCATTAAAAAAGATTTTGTTACTGCAGTGTTGCCTAAAGGTACGCTTAAATCTCTATAA
- the aceB gene encoding malate synthase A codes for MDERFQIHGNISDGQQHIISQDAQIFLAELCERFASRVGDLLEKREVRQAKIDQGELPDFLPETSDIREGSWKILGIPEDIQDRRVEITGPTDRKMVINALNANVKVFMADFEDSMCPEWSKLLDGQVNLYDAVNETIEYQNPETGKQYQLEDDPAVLICRVRGLHLREKHVTFDGQQIPGALFDFALYFFNNYRALLKKGSGPYFYLPKLQAYQEAKWWSDVFHFTESYFGLDTGTIKATVLIETLPAVFEMDEILFSLKEHIVGLNCGRWDYIFSYIKTLKNYPDRILPDRQVVTMDKPFLNAYSRLLIRTCHRRGAFAMGGMAAFIPAKDPEQNKLVQEKIRHDKSLEGANGHDGTWVAHPGLADTAMSVMNSFFGERSNQLDVSRESDTPIRAEELLMPCEGERTEAGMRHNIRVALQYIEAWISGNGCVPIYGLMEDAATAEISRTSIWQWIKHGKSLSNGEIVTKALFEQYLLEEIEVVKNEIGATRFQSGQFEQAAQLMKSLTVSDELTDFLTVPGYEYLS; via the coding sequence ATGGATGAGCGTTTTCAAATTCACGGAAATATATCCGACGGGCAGCAACATATCATTTCACAGGATGCTCAGATCTTTTTGGCTGAATTATGTGAGCGCTTTGCGTCGCGGGTCGGAGATTTATTAGAGAAGCGGGAAGTTCGTCAGGCAAAAATAGATCAGGGCGAGCTGCCTGATTTTCTGCCTGAAACAAGTGATATCCGCGAAGGAAGCTGGAAGATTCTTGGTATTCCTGAAGATATACAGGATCGCAGAGTCGAAATTACCGGACCGACCGATCGCAAGATGGTGATTAATGCATTGAATGCGAATGTTAAAGTCTTCATGGCTGATTTTGAAGATTCGATGTGTCCTGAGTGGTCCAAACTGCTTGATGGGCAGGTCAATTTATATGATGCAGTGAATGAGACAATCGAGTACCAAAATCCTGAAACAGGAAAACAGTATCAGCTGGAAGATGATCCGGCAGTATTGATATGTCGGGTACGTGGGCTGCATTTACGGGAAAAACATGTCACGTTTGACGGCCAGCAAATTCCCGGTGCTTTGTTTGATTTCGCATTATATTTCTTTAATAACTATCGTGCGCTGCTGAAAAAAGGCAGTGGTCCTTATTTCTATCTGCCGAAGTTGCAGGCTTATCAGGAAGCGAAATGGTGGAGTGATGTTTTCCATTTTACTGAGTCGTATTTTGGTTTAGATACCGGAACGATCAAAGCGACTGTGTTGATCGAAACCTTACCGGCTGTATTTGAAATGGATGAAATCCTCTTCTCACTCAAAGAGCACATTGTCGGGCTGAATTGTGGCCGTTGGGACTATATCTTCAGCTATATTAAAACATTGAAAAACTACCCGGATCGTATTCTGCCGGACCGCCAGGTGGTGACGATGGATAAGCCATTTCTGAATGCTTATTCCCGCCTGTTAATCCGGACCTGCCACCGTCGTGGAGCCTTTGCAATGGGGGGAATGGCTGCTTTTATTCCTGCGAAAGATCCGGAGCAAAATAAACTGGTTCAGGAAAAAATCCGCCACGATAAATCACTTGAAGGGGCGAATGGCCATGATGGTACCTGGGTTGCACACCCCGGACTGGCGGATACGGCAATGTCCGTCATGAACAGTTTTTTCGGAGAGCGTTCAAATCAGCTGGATGTGAGCCGCGAATCTGATACGCCAATCCGTGCTGAAGAGCTGCTCATGCCCTGCGAAGGAGAACGGACAGAAGCTGGCATGCGGCACAACATCCGGGTGGCTTTGCAGTATATCGAAGCCTGGATTTCCGGAAATGGATGTGTGCCTATTTATGGATTGATGGAAGATGCCGCAACCGCTGAAATTTCCAGAACCTCTATCTGGCAGTGGATAAAGCATGGTAAGTCACTCAGTAACGGTGAGATCGTGACGAAGGCTTTATTTGAGCAGTATCTGCTGGAAGAGATTGAAGTGGTCAAAAATGAAATCGGCGCAACCCGTTTTCAGTCCGGCCAGTTTGAACAGGCGGCACAACTGATGAAATCGCTGACAGTCAGCGATGAACTGACGGACTTTTTAACCGTACCAGGATACGAATATTTATCCTGA
- a CDS encoding hydrogen peroxide-inducible genes activator — translation MNKWPSLKQIYYLMTLYETRHFSEAAERCFVSQSTLSKGIQNLEELVGCPLYEKKDKKSPLVFTHVGELVVSQGRELLAKGQDLIELGRLCQDNVMEGQLKIGCIPTIAPFLLGDLVQEVNQRYPKLHLLLREDTTTNLLQALHHGDLDVLVLALPVDIGKMESRIVGKDPFRMIISQNQVDHIPVPIRYDDLPDESVFLLENEHCLTDHAVSACKLTDKTKINPFSATSLHTLVQMVANGLGTTFIPQMAIDHGLLENQNLVTVEPPGQNAYRLIGLVWRPSSSRSQVFEHLADLVSELL, via the coding sequence ATGAATAAGTGGCCCAGCCTGAAACAAATCTATTATTTGATGACATTATATGAGACCCGTCACTTTAGTGAGGCTGCTGAGCGGTGTTTTGTCAGCCAGTCTACGCTGAGTAAAGGCATACAAAATCTTGAAGAGCTGGTTGGATGTCCGCTTTACGAAAAGAAGGACAAAAAGAGTCCGTTAGTCTTTACCCACGTGGGAGAACTGGTAGTGAGTCAGGGCCGGGAATTACTGGCAAAAGGGCAGGATTTGATCGAATTAGGCCGGTTATGCCAGGACAATGTCATGGAAGGGCAGTTAAAAATCGGCTGTATTCCGACGATTGCTCCTTTTCTGCTCGGTGATTTGGTCCAGGAGGTGAATCAGCGTTATCCCAAATTGCACTTGCTGCTCCGGGAAGATACGACCACAAACTTGCTTCAGGCACTGCATCATGGCGATCTGGATGTTCTTGTTTTGGCATTGCCTGTTGATATAGGAAAGATGGAGAGCCGGATTGTGGGAAAAGATCCATTCCGGATGATTATCAGCCAGAATCAGGTCGATCATATTCCGGTGCCGATTCGTTATGACGATTTACCGGATGAATCTGTTTTTTTACTGGAAAATGAACATTGTTTGACCGACCATGCTGTGTCAGCCTGCAAACTAACGGATAAAACGAAGATTAATCCGTTTTCAGCAACAAGTCTCCATACTTTGGTTCAGATGGTTGCAAATGGCCTGGGAACAACCTTTATTCCGCAGATGGCGATTGATCACGGATTGCTGGAAAATCAGAATCTTGTCACGGTTGAACCACCAGGTCAGAATGCATACAGATTGATTGGATTGGTTTGGCGTCCCAGTTCTTCGCGGAGTCAGGTCTTTGAGCACTTAGCTGATTTAGTCTCAGAACTGCTTTAG
- the phoU gene encoding phosphate signaling complex protein PhoU, with product MQLGRHISGQFNAELESIRTNVLTMGGLVEQQLSFAMQALHKQDIELARQVIRDDHKVNAMEVSIDEACTRIIAKRQPTAKDLRLVIAIIKTITDLERIGDVAAKMAYVAIETPDLKERRFQVSLEPLCRQAIAMLHQVLDAFARMDIEAAAEVHKLDDNLDAEYEAVIRQLMTYMMEDTKNIPHILQVMWSARAIERVGDRCQNICEYIIYFVKGKDVRHLDEQSIEEVLRKE from the coding sequence ATGCAATTGGGACGTCATATTTCTGGACAATTTAATGCCGAGCTGGAATCTATCAGAACAAACGTATTAACGATGGGTGGGCTGGTTGAGCAGCAACTGTCATTTGCCATGCAGGCTCTCCATAAGCAGGATATTGAATTAGCCCGACAGGTGATTCGCGATGATCATAAAGTGAATGCCATGGAAGTCTCAATTGATGAAGCGTGCACCCGGATCATTGCGAAACGTCAGCCGACAGCGAAGGATCTGCGTTTGGTGATTGCGATTATTAAAACCATCACCGACCTTGAACGTATTGGTGATGTTGCGGCTAAGATGGCTTATGTCGCAATTGAAACCCCGGATCTGAAAGAGCGCAGGTTTCAGGTGTCACTTGAACCGCTTTGTCGTCAGGCCATAGCCATGCTGCATCAGGTGCTTGATGCTTTCGCCCGGATGGATATTGAAGCCGCCGCAGAAGTTCATAAACTGGATGATAATCTGGATGCAGAGTATGAAGCCGTGATTCGCCAGTTAATGACTTATATGATGGAAGACACGAAAAATATACCGCATATTCTTCAGGTGATGTGGTCAGCCCGTGCGATTGAGCGGGTTGGGGACCGGTGCCAGAATATTTGTGAATATATTATTTATTTTGTGAAAGGAAAAGATGTCCGCCATCTGGATGAGCAGTCCATCGAAGAAGTGCTGCGTAAAGAGTAG
- the pstA gene encoding phosphate ABC transporter permease PstA, translated as MFKWIKSGEPWVWLTGGAVSLSLLAALGLLLLIGWKGLIYFWPSTLWEWHTVSGERIIGQLYDKDVVLASRIPALQQKSSQLPDSKPVQTLSRLHIKVANRDIYPSDFISVLQNEIASESLAHGWAVIDREYYGQFFGRPQGYLEADGSVAPDINHALESALTKNLSVKAKITALTEGEVQRFSRQLESLRLEKRKRELGNQLTPDFVQQYQLKKSALDKELKQAENQIDEYRNQLKAPVLLVQDMNGNIVRIPVNQILDLWYPDDMSFSAKVQHWGVQVWHFLSENPRESNSEGGVFPAIFGTILLVIIMSVIVMPLGVIAAVYLHEYAKDSFLTRLIRVSVMNLAGVPSIVYGVFGLGFFVYTIGGSVDQLFYSERLPAPTFGTPGLLWSSLTLAVLTLPVVIVASEEGLSRVPVSVRHGSLALGATQFETIWKIVIPMASPAMITGLILAVARAAGEVAPLMLVGVVKFVSRLPVDDQFPYLHPERKFMHLGFHIYDVGFQTSNIEAARPLVFATSFLLVAVIILLNMTAISIRNNLREKYRTMGQD; from the coding sequence ATGTTTAAGTGGATTAAGTCCGGTGAACCATGGGTTTGGTTAACTGGTGGTGCCGTCAGCCTCAGTTTGTTAGCCGCACTGGGACTTTTATTATTAATCGGCTGGAAAGGATTGATTTATTTTTGGCCTTCAACACTGTGGGAATGGCACACAGTATCCGGAGAGCGGATCATTGGGCAGCTGTATGATAAAGATGTCGTGCTGGCTTCCCGTATACCTGCGCTTCAGCAAAAGAGTAGTCAGTTACCGGATTCAAAGCCGGTTCAGACGTTGTCCCGGCTGCATATCAAAGTGGCAAACCGGGATATTTACCCGTCTGATTTTATTTCTGTATTACAAAATGAGATCGCTTCCGAGTCTCTGGCACATGGCTGGGCTGTGATTGACAGAGAATATTACGGGCAGTTCTTTGGTCGCCCTCAAGGGTATCTGGAGGCGGATGGTTCAGTTGCGCCGGACATCAACCACGCACTTGAATCGGCACTGACAAAAAACCTTTCAGTTAAAGCTAAAATCACAGCGCTGACAGAGGGAGAAGTTCAACGCTTCAGCCGTCAGCTTGAATCGTTACGTCTTGAAAAGCGTAAACGGGAGCTCGGTAATCAGTTAACACCAGATTTTGTGCAGCAATATCAATTGAAAAAGTCAGCTCTGGATAAGGAACTGAAACAGGCAGAAAACCAGATTGATGAATACCGGAACCAACTTAAAGCACCGGTTTTACTGGTTCAGGATATGAATGGCAATATCGTCCGTATTCCGGTGAATCAGATTCTGGATCTCTGGTATCCGGACGATATGAGTTTCTCCGCAAAGGTACAGCACTGGGGTGTTCAGGTCTGGCATTTTCTGTCTGAAAATCCCAGAGAATCGAATTCTGAAGGTGGTGTTTTTCCGGCAATTTTCGGCACAATTCTGCTGGTGATTATTATGTCAGTGATCGTGATGCCACTTGGCGTGATTGCGGCTGTTTATTTGCATGAATATGCGAAGGATAGTTTTTTAACCCGGTTGATCCGGGTTTCTGTCATGAATCTGGCGGGTGTTCCCTCGATTGTGTATGGGGTTTTCGGACTTGGTTTCTTTGTTTACACAATCGGCGGCTCGGTCGATCAACTATTCTATTCAGAGCGTTTACCTGCGCCGACTTTCGGAACGCCGGGGTTGCTTTGGTCCTCGTTGACTCTTGCTGTCCTGACATTGCCGGTTGTGATTGTCGCTTCAGAGGAAGGGTTAAGCCGGGTGCCGGTTTCTGTTCGTCACGGCTCTCTGGCGCTTGGGGCGACTCAGTTTGAAACTATCTGGAAAATTGTTATTCCGATGGCAAGCCCGGCGATGATTACCGGATTGATTCTTGCGGTAGCCCGTGCTGCTGGTGAGGTCGCGCCTTTAATGCTGGTGGGTGTGGTGAAATTTGTTTCCCGGCTGCCTGTTGATGATCAGTTTCCTTATTTACATCCGGAACGTAAATTCATGCATTTAGGATTTCACATTTACGATGTCGGATTTCAGACCAGTAATATTGAGGCGGCAAGGCCGCTGGTTTTTGCGACATCTTTTTTATTGGTGGCCGTGATTATTTTGCTGAATATGACAGCAATCAGTATCCGGAATAATCTACGTGAAAAATACAGAACTATGGGACAGGATTAA
- the tgt gene encoding tRNA guanosine(34) transglycosylase Tgt: MKLKFELKKKNGNARRGQIQFERGTVQTPAFMPVGTYGTVKGMTPEEVKDTGAEILLGNTFHLWLRPGQEIMKMHGDLHDFMNWQGPILTDSGGFQVFSLGDIRKITEEGVHFRNPVNGEKIFMDAEKSMEIQNDLGSDVVMIFDECTPYPATHDEARSSMEMSLRWAKRSRDHFDKLENPNSLFGIVQGSVYEDLRDISAKGLTDIGFDGYAVGGLAVGEPKEDMHRILEHTCPLLPEDKPRYLMGVGKPEDLVEGVRRGVDMFDCVMPTRNARNGHLFVTGGVVKIRNARHKTDTTPLDPECDCYTCKNYSKSYLHHLDRCNEILGARLNTIHNLRYYQRLMASIRQAIEADRFEEFVTDFYARRDRDVPPVGQV, translated from the coding sequence GTGAAATTAAAATTTGAACTGAAGAAGAAAAACGGGAATGCCCGTCGCGGGCAAATTCAGTTTGAGCGGGGGACTGTTCAGACCCCTGCGTTTATGCCTGTTGGCACATATGGTACAGTCAAAGGCATGACGCCTGAAGAAGTTAAAGATACCGGCGCAGAAATTCTGCTGGGAAATACATTCCATTTGTGGCTGCGTCCTGGCCAGGAAATCATGAAAATGCACGGCGATTTACATGATTTTATGAACTGGCAGGGGCCTATTCTGACTGATTCCGGTGGTTTCCAGGTGTTTAGTCTCGGCGATATCAGGAAAATTACCGAAGAAGGGGTACATTTCCGCAATCCGGTTAATGGTGAAAAAATCTTCATGGATGCGGAAAAGTCAATGGAAATCCAGAATGACTTAGGCTCCGATGTTGTGATGATTTTCGATGAATGTACACCGTATCCCGCGACTCATGACGAAGCCAGAAGTTCTATGGAGATGTCTTTACGGTGGGCAAAACGCTCTCGTGACCATTTTGACAAGCTGGAAAATCCAAATTCTTTATTTGGGATTGTTCAGGGAAGTGTTTATGAAGATTTGCGCGATATTTCTGCGAAAGGGCTGACAGATATAGGATTTGATGGCTATGCTGTTGGAGGGTTAGCTGTTGGTGAACCTAAAGAAGATATGCATCGTATTCTGGAGCACACCTGTCCTTTATTACCTGAAGATAAACCCCGTTATCTGATGGGGGTTGGTAAGCCTGAAGATTTGGTTGAAGGTGTTCGCCGCGGGGTTGACATGTTTGATTGTGTGATGCCGACGCGGAATGCGAGAAATGGTCATTTGTTTGTGACAGGTGGTGTGGTAAAAATCCGCAATGCCAGACATAAAACAGATACGACTCCACTGGATCCTGAGTGTGATTGTTATACCTGCAAGAACTACTCTAAATCCTACTTGCATCATCTTGATCGCTGTAACGAGATTTTGGGCGCGCGCCTCAATACCATCCATAATCTGCGTTACTATCAACGGTTAATGGCAAGTATTCGTCAGGCGATAGAAGCGGATCGTTTTGAAGAATTTGTAACAGATTTTTATGCGAGACGAGACAGAGATGTACCGCCTGTTGGTCAGGTATAA
- a CDS encoding peroxiredoxin gives MVLVGRQAPDFTAGAVLGNGEIVDNFNLKDFIKGKKAVLFFYPLDFTFVCPSEIIAFDKRLSDFQEKGCEVIGVSIDSVFSHNAWRNTAIDNGGIGPVKYPLVADTTHEIVNAYDVADPNGPGIALRGSFLIDETGFVRHQVINDGPLGRNIDEMLRMVDALNFHQEHGEVCPAQWEKGKEGMKASPEGVAAYLSEHTTDLDKK, from the coding sequence ATGGTACTAGTTGGTCGTCAAGCCCCTGACTTTACTGCCGGAGCGGTTCTTGGAAACGGTGAAATTGTAGATAACTTCAATCTGAAAGATTTCATCAAAGGTAAAAAAGCTGTTCTGTTTTTCTACCCTCTGGATTTCACTTTTGTTTGTCCGTCAGAGATTATTGCATTTGATAAGCGTCTGTCTGATTTCCAGGAAAAAGGCTGTGAAGTGATCGGTGTTTCTATCGATTCAGTATTTTCTCACAACGCATGGCGTAACACTGCAATTGATAATGGCGGTATTGGCCCGGTTAAATATCCATTAGTTGCCGATACAACACATGAAATTGTTAACGCTTATGACGTTGCAGATCCAAACGGTCCCGGAATCGCACTGCGTGGCTCTTTCCTGATTGATGAAACAGGTTTTGTTCGTCATCAGGTGATCAACGATGGCCCTCTGGGACGTAATATCGATGAAATGCTGCGTATGGTTGATGCACTAAACTTCCACCAGGAGCACGGCGAAGTGTGTCCGGCTCAGTGGGAAAAAGGAAAAGAAGGCATGAAAGCCTCTCCTGAAGGTGTTGCAGCTTACCTCTCTGAACATACAACTGACCTTGATAAAAAATAA
- the queA gene encoding tRNA preQ1(34) S-adenosylmethionine ribosyltransferase-isomerase QueA — MQVSDFYFDLPDELIARYPKSERSASRLLQLNGNTGAVADGAFKDVLDLVAPGDLLVFNNTRVIPARMFGRKSSGGKIEVLVERILDEHHILAHVRSSKAPKPGAALFLGEQDEYQATMVSRQEALFEIRFESERPVLDILDDIGHMPLPPYIDRPDEDADKERYQTVYNKKPGAVAAPTAGLHFDDELLEQISAKGVEMAYVTLHVGAGTFQPVRVDNINDHHMHAEYVEVSQEVVDAIQTTKVRGGRVIAVGTTSVRSLESAAQNGLKNGTGLAPFFGDTSIFIYPGYEYQVIDCLITNFHLPESTLIMLVSAFAGYEHVMKAYQHAVKEKYRFFSYGDAMFIEKKNG; from the coding sequence ATGCAAGTTTCAGATTTTTACTTTGACTTACCGGATGAACTGATTGCCCGGTATCCTAAATCAGAGCGAAGTGCCAGTCGCCTTCTGCAGTTAAACGGAAATACCGGAGCCGTAGCCGACGGTGCCTTTAAAGATGTTCTGGATCTTGTTGCTCCGGGAGACTTACTGGTTTTTAACAATACCAGGGTGATTCCTGCGCGTATGTTTGGCCGCAAATCCTCCGGCGGAAAGATTGAAGTCCTGGTTGAGCGGATTTTAGATGAGCATCATATTCTGGCTCACGTTCGTTCATCCAAAGCCCCTAAACCGGGTGCTGCTCTGTTTTTAGGAGAACAGGATGAATATCAGGCAACAATGGTTTCCCGTCAGGAGGCATTATTTGAGATTCGTTTCGAAAGTGAACGGCCAGTATTAGACATTTTGGATGACATTGGTCATATGCCGTTGCCACCTTATATTGACCGGCCGGATGAGGATGCAGATAAAGAGCGTTATCAGACGGTGTATAACAAAAAACCGGGCGCGGTGGCAGCACCAACAGCCGGGCTGCACTTTGACGATGAATTACTTGAACAAATTTCGGCGAAAGGTGTCGAAATGGCTTACGTTACGCTTCATGTTGGTGCAGGAACGTTTCAGCCGGTCCGTGTTGATAACATTAATGATCACCATATGCATGCTGAGTATGTTGAAGTTTCTCAGGAAGTGGTTGATGCGATTCAGACCACCAAAGTACGTGGTGGAAGAGTGATCGCAGTTGGTACCACATCTGTGCGCTCGCTGGAAAGTGCAGCTCAGAATGGACTGAAAAATGGTACGGGTCTCGCTCCGTTTTTTGGTGACACCAGTATATTTATTTATCCGGGGTACGAGTATCAGGTCATTGATTGCCTGATTACAAATTTTCATTTGCCTGAATCAACTTTAATCATGTTGGTCAGTGCATTTGCCGGTTATGAGCATGTGATGAAAGCTTATCAGCATGCAGTAAAAGAGAAGTATCGCTTTTTCAGTTACGGGGATGCGATGTTTATAGAAAAAAAGAACGGGTGA
- the pstB gene encoding phosphate ABC transporter ATP-binding protein PstB produces the protein MEPFNSPVGFQLPVDVHHLTSQQTAIDIERLSLCYQGKQALHDISMRIPKGLVTAFIGPSGCGKSTLLRCLNRMNDLVEGCQVSGEVRLHGQDIYSPSVDVATLRRRVGMVFQRPNPFPKSIYENVVYGLRLQGIKDTRVLDDAVERSLRSAALWDEVKDRLHENAFGLSGGQQQRLVIARAIAIEPEILLLDEPTSALDPISTLTIEELMNELKTKYTVVIVTHNMQQAARVSDYTAFIHMGKLIEYADTDSIFTSPVKKQTEDYITGRYG, from the coding sequence ATGGAGCCATTTAATTCTCCGGTTGGTTTTCAACTGCCGGTAGATGTTCATCATTTAACCAGCCAGCAAACAGCGATTGATATTGAACGCTTAAGTTTATGTTATCAGGGAAAGCAGGCGTTACATGATATTTCGATGCGGATTCCCAAAGGATTAGTCACTGCTTTTATCGGACCTTCCGGGTGTGGGAAGTCAACGTTGTTACGCTGTTTGAACCGGATGAACGATCTGGTTGAAGGATGTCAGGTTAGCGGGGAAGTCCGGTTACATGGTCAGGATATTTATTCGCCGTCTGTTGATGTCGCAACATTACGCCGCCGGGTTGGGATGGTTTTTCAACGCCCGAATCCTTTTCCGAAATCTATTTATGAAAATGTTGTCTATGGTTTGAGGCTGCAGGGAATTAAAGACACCCGGGTGCTTGATGATGCAGTTGAACGTTCATTGAGATCTGCGGCATTGTGGGACGAAGTGAAAGACAGGTTACATGAAAATGCTTTTGGTTTATCCGGGGGGCAACAGCAGCGGTTAGTTATAGCTCGTGCAATAGCCATTGAACCTGAGATTCTTTTACTGGATGAACCGACATCGGCACTGGACCCGATATCAACCCTGACGATTGAAGAGCTGATGAATGAACTGAAAACGAAATATACTGTCGTGATAGTGACTCATAATATGCAGCAGGCAGCAAGAGTGAGTGATTACACCGCTTTTATTCATATGGGAAAATTGATCGAGTACGCAGATACGGACTCTATTTTCACTTCACCGGTGAAAAAGCAGACAGAAGATTATATAACAGGACGTTATGGGTAA